The Thiothrix subterranea genome has a segment encoding these proteins:
- a CDS encoding formylglycine-generating enzyme family protein produces the protein MSAYRNHLSPPVFPYAWASDWGEDRYGLWQAFTYKNVRHAFRWIQPGTFMMGSPEAEEGRDSDEDLHKVTITQGFWLAETTVTQALWQITMGENPSHFKSDKRPVETVSWEDSHAFIDKLNQIHSDLSVRLPWEAEWEYACRAGTKTLFNFGDKQDLTLEKVNYSGKWDDSDIKGETKDVKTYPCNAWGLYEMHGNVWEWCEDMWRDHLGKDVVSNPKAVARDDQEASILQVVRGGSWGSNGGFARSASRHKFYRNDRRALLGFRLAIGLELQSAQHDAKRLQGKT, from the coding sequence GTGAGTGCCTACCGCAACCATCTCTCTCCCCCTGTTTTCCCTTACGCTTGGGCTTCCGACTGGGGCGAAGACCGCTACGGCCTATGGCAAGCTTTCACCTACAAAAACGTGCGCCATGCCTTCCGCTGGATTCAACCTGGCACGTTCATGATGGGGTCTCCTGAAGCTGAAGAAGGTCGCGATAGCGACGAAGATTTGCACAAAGTTACTATCACTCAAGGTTTTTGGCTCGCCGAAACTACCGTCACCCAAGCCCTGTGGCAAATCACTATGGGTGAAAATCCCAGCCACTTTAAAAGTGACAAACGCCCTGTCGAAACCGTAAGTTGGGAGGATAGCCATGCCTTCATCGACAAACTTAACCAAATCCACTCCGATTTAAGCGTGCGCTTGCCGTGGGAGGCCGAATGGGAATACGCCTGCCGTGCTGGAACAAAAACCCTGTTCAACTTCGGTGACAAGCAAGATTTAACACTCGAAAAAGTGAACTACTCAGGCAAGTGGGACGATTCTGACATTAAGGGGGAAACCAAGGATGTTAAAACCTACCCCTGCAACGCTTGGGGCTTGTACGAAATGCATGGCAACGTATGGGAATGGTGCGAAGATATGTGGCGAGATCATTTGGGTAAAGATGTCGTCTCAAACCCGAAAGCTGTTGCCAGAGACGACCAAGAAGCTAGTATTCTGCAAGTCGTTCGTGGTGGTTCGTGGGGCTCCAACGGCGGATTCGCGCGTTCTGCCTCCCGTCATAAGTTCTATCGTAATGACCGTCGCGCTCTCTTAGGCTTTCGGCTTGCCATAGGTCTTGAGTTACAGTCAGCCCAGCATGATGCGAAGCGCCTCCAAGGGAAGACGTGA
- a CDS encoding UPF0175 family protein, whose product MQITLDVPEQFCMEFSPVELGRRIKLYAALTMYQSGSLSAGAACEFAGVDRFTFITECKKHNIAMINYEPGELAAEVAAFRKAS is encoded by the coding sequence ATGCAAATCACGCTGGATGTACCTGAACAATTCTGCATGGAATTTTCACCCGTAGAGCTGGGTCGGCGTATTAAACTCTATGCAGCCCTGACCATGTACCAGTCGGGTAGCCTCTCTGCTGGTGCAGCTTGTGAGTTTGCGGGAGTTGACCGCTTTACCTTCATTACTGAGTGTAAAAAGCACAATATCGCCATGATCAATTACGAGCCGGGTGAGCTGGCGGCTGAGGTTGCAGCTTTCAGAAAGGCATCCTGA
- a CDS encoding BrnA antitoxin family protein encodes MKTEADKEWEYLVNMPDEEIDFSDIPKTTAEMWKNAEVGKFYRPVKKQGTVRIDADILAWLQSDGAGYQTRLNQLLRDAMLQAPKKPGELEKIRLMMMKTCVSFFTFLS; translated from the coding sequence ATGAAAACCGAGGCGGATAAGGAATGGGAATATCTGGTCAATATGCCGGATGAGGAAATCGACTTTAGCGACATCCCCAAAACAACAGCGGAGATGTGGAAAAATGCCGAAGTTGGCAAGTTTTATCGCCCTGTGAAGAAGCAGGGTACAGTTAGGATTGATGCTGATATTTTGGCTTGGCTACAATCTGATGGGGCTGGGTATCAGACACGGCTGAATCAATTGTTGCGGGATGCGATGCTGCAAGCGCCGAAGAAACCGGGTGAATTAGAGAAAATACGGCTCATGATGATGAAAACTTGTGTTTCATTTTTTACGTTTCTTTCTTGA
- a CDS encoding formylglycine-generating enzyme family protein, translated as MQPTSQTSRADLLRWMRRCHTPAEKQLAAEILGYEWLEPQANVNLKITVSNGDQGDFKPESPDDESLSPHPEEDKEPAAITRPPEAFYALKHREQYADPDQPDDDLPECLRGIEPLSAADLRPLEQGEPLAHQPLVPQQRLLPFLRQALTYPLGQRLDVPRLVKQVARLQALQRIPRRPHVLPAGRVYVLLDLNKRLLPFWQDAHDLCDLLACQHGKNGLEIRVLEDQPGGRYYDWFDQQQVVKAWQPLKVPSVVLIVSDMGQLSTQGSVVCQGWLRFAQQLARQGIRPLVLSPVSPAQQYAPFTALVDQIPWGRLSRFKPQKPNQQQQEHTSHVQRVLSLLSVAVHVEPELLRAILGCLPAIQADSGVEAAVYLHPDVVWGYTAMTLRADKRAAYQALFRQEPASLQRQVLAVIRQHHIGQFPAVWAETVLNAKPLTVFTLDDAAWAEKFMVRFTRSFAGQSRHEGMAQFARRHLQRLGKDEEGKALYNDSYAYALYSLAYHEQLREGGAVSAEYDADMVLAMVRKRVEPKRYELIQRGEYLEVRETHLEPAALVTWARLAEFEMHHDTLMVQAEQAYPFRLQDVGQGLRVCHLQGQMVTLDTGLERLVITPLTKPGWASEIIRTPTGLEAVMPFAGKHYRFFWAEGEYSRSGNGFAGHWVCNTNEGVGFDDYGLYADLDIKETGRSFGKEGFIEVIIPQRFRWIESGTFLMGSSESEAERYDDEVQHQVTLTQGFWLADSTITQYQWKSVMGDNPSNFRDNLKNPVEKVSWNDIQYYLQKLNAFISGVQAKLPTEAQWEYACRAGTTTPFSFGDNITPEQVNYDGNHPYANGKKGLYREEIVPVKSLSANPWGLYEMHGNVWEWCHDVWQEKLPALPVTDPDGVAGDVKQAGLGYAVRGGSWRDDGGSVRSAFRLRRDPTYRNNDLGFRLALSMS; from the coding sequence ATGCAGCCCACCAGCCAGACCAGCCGTGCCGATTTGTTGCGCTGGATGCGGCGCTGTCATACGCCTGCTGAAAAACAATTGGCGGCAGAGATACTGGGCTATGAATGGTTAGAGCCGCAAGCTAACGTCAATCTCAAGATTACTGTTAGTAACGGAGATCAGGGTGATTTCAAGCCTGAATCACCGGATGATGAGTCACTGAGTCCGCATCCAGAGGAAGATAAAGAACCCGCTGCGATAACGCGCCCACCCGAAGCATTTTACGCACTCAAACATCGCGAACAATACGCTGATCCTGATCAGCCAGACGATGATTTACCCGAATGTTTGCGGGGTATCGAACCGCTGTCAGCGGCAGATTTGCGCCCGCTCGAACAAGGTGAACCGTTAGCGCATCAGCCGCTTGTTCCCCAACAGCGGCTCTTGCCTTTTTTGCGCCAAGCGTTGACCTACCCTTTGGGGCAGCGGTTGGATGTTCCGCGTTTGGTGAAGCAGGTTGCTCGCCTGCAAGCCTTGCAGCGTATCCCGCGCCGTCCGCATGTGCTGCCCGCCGGTCGGGTGTATGTCTTGCTGGATTTGAATAAGCGCCTGTTACCGTTTTGGCAAGATGCGCATGATTTGTGTGATTTGCTGGCGTGTCAACACGGCAAAAATGGCTTGGAGATTCGAGTACTTGAAGATCAGCCGGGTGGGCGTTATTACGATTGGTTTGATCAGCAGCAAGTCGTGAAAGCTTGGCAGCCATTGAAAGTGCCGAGTGTGGTGTTGATTGTCAGTGATATGGGGCAGCTTAGTACGCAAGGCAGTGTGGTGTGCCAAGGCTGGTTGCGTTTTGCCCAGCAATTAGCGCGTCAAGGTATTCGCCCGCTGGTGTTAAGCCCAGTGTCGCCCGCGCAGCAGTACGCGCCATTCACCGCTTTGGTCGATCAGATACCGTGGGGTAGGCTGAGTCGGTTTAAGCCACAAAAGCCGAATCAGCAACAGCAAGAACACACCAGCCATGTGCAACGGGTGTTGAGTTTGCTGTCGGTGGCAGTGCATGTAGAGCCGGAATTATTACGCGCCATTTTGGGGTGTTTGCCCGCGATTCAGGCGGATAGTGGGGTAGAGGCTGCGGTGTATCTGCACCCGGATGTGGTGTGGGGCTATACCGCGATGACGTTGCGGGCAGACAAGCGTGCGGCGTATCAGGCACTATTTCGGCAAGAGCCAGCCAGTTTGCAGCGGCAAGTGTTGGCAGTGATTCGCCAGCATCATATTGGGCAGTTTCCGGCGGTGTGGGCGGAAACGGTGTTGAATGCCAAGCCGCTGACCGTGTTTACACTGGATGATGCAGCGTGGGCGGAGAAATTCATGGTGCGGTTTACGCGCAGTTTTGCGGGGCAGAGCAGGCATGAGGGAATGGCGCAGTTTGCGCGGCGGCATTTGCAGCGGTTGGGTAAGGATGAGGAGGGTAAGGCACTTTACAACGATAGCTATGCGTATGCCTTGTACAGTTTGGCATATCATGAGCAGTTGCGTGAGGGTGGGGCGGTATCCGCCGAGTATGATGCGGATATGGTGTTGGCGATGGTGCGGAAGCGGGTTGAGCCAAAACGTTACGAGTTGATACAACGGGGGGAATATTTAGAAGTTCGGGAAACCCATCTTGAACCCGCTGCTTTGGTGACTTGGGCGCGTCTGGCTGAGTTTGAAATGCACCATGACACGCTAATGGTTCAGGCGGAACAGGCTTATCCGTTCCGGTTACAAGATGTGGGGCAGGGGTTGAGAGTTTGTCATCTGCAAGGTCAGATGGTAACACTAGATACGGGTTTGGAAAGGTTGGTGATAACGCCATTGACTAAACCCGGTTGGGCATCTGAAATCATTCGCACCCCGACAGGCTTGGAAGCGGTTATGCCGTTCGCCGGTAAGCATTACCGCTTCTTTTGGGCGGAGGGTGAATATTCACGTTCTGGTAATGGATTTGCTGGTCACTGGGTTTGCAATACGAATGAGGGTGTGGGGTTTGATGATTACGGTCTGTATGCTGATCTCGATATAAAAGAGACTGGAAGAAGTTTTGGCAAAGAAGGCTTCATAGAAGTCATCATCCCCCAACGCTTCCGCTGGATTGAATCCGGCACATTCCTCATGGGTTCGTCCGAATCCGAAGCAGAACGCTACGATGACGAAGTTCAACACCAAGTTACCCTAACTCAAGGTTTTTGGCTGGCAGACAGCACCATCACCCAATATCAATGGAAATCCGTCATGGGCGACAACCCCAGCAATTTCAGAGACAATCTAAAAAACCCCGTTGAGAAAGTAAGCTGGAACGACATTCAATATTATCTCCAAAAGCTCAATGCCTTCATTTCCGGTGTACAAGCCAAACTCCCTACCGAAGCCCAGTGGGAATACGCCTGCCGCGCGGGCACGACCACACCATTTTCATTCGGTGATAATATTACCCCAGAACAAGTCAATTACGACGGAAATCACCCCTATGCGAATGGCAAAAAAGGTTTATATAGAGAAGAGATTGTTCCCGTTAAATCACTTTCAGCCAATCCGTGGGGTTTGTATGAAATGCATGGCAACGTGTGGGAATGGTGCCATGATGTGTGGCAAGAAAAATTACCGGCTTTGCCGGTTACAGACCCAGATGGTGTTGCCGGAGACGTCAAGCAGGCAGGTCTTGGGTACGCCGTTCGCGGCGGCTCGTGGCGTGATGACGGTGGGAGCGTGCGTTCTGCCTTTCGTCTCAGGCGAGATCCCACTTACCGTAACAACGACCTTGGTTTTCGTCTTGCCCTATCTATGTCTTGA
- a CDS encoding AAA family ATPase: MTNPTLKNFHPGDIIDFNTCGSWQGGNYLLDKPSAFALEMALATRRPLLVKGEPGMGKSYLARAAAAKLKRKFVAEVININTEGQDLLWRYDPVARLNDAQTKQEGDALNPAHYLNPGVLWWVFGWNSAAKQYNDVCRHKVYRPQICDDGNLDNGIVLLIDEIDKAEPSLPNSLLEVLGNGGFEVPMLGETVGSEPQRQPPLVIITTNNERELPPAFLRRCLVLSLKVEENRFEEWLIERADVHINDTQCCQAIKRYAAQELKKDRDEAERHGMVKAGLAEYLDLLTALDEMTEVGLQGDARTAYQTTLLDDIRDFVLRKAV; the protein is encoded by the coding sequence ATGACTAACCCAACCCTGAAAAATTTCCACCCCGGCGACATCATCGACTTCAACACCTGTGGTTCGTGGCAAGGTGGCAATTACCTGCTGGATAAGCCTTCTGCTTTCGCGTTGGAAATGGCGTTGGCAACCCGTCGCCCATTGTTGGTGAAAGGCGAACCCGGCATGGGAAAAAGCTATCTGGCACGCGCCGCCGCTGCCAAGTTGAAGCGTAAGTTTGTCGCTGAAGTCATCAATATCAACACCGAAGGGCAGGATTTGCTGTGGCGTTATGATCCAGTGGCACGGTTGAATGATGCTCAAACCAAGCAGGAAGGTGATGCACTGAATCCCGCGCATTACCTCAACCCCGGCGTATTGTGGTGGGTGTTTGGCTGGAACAGTGCGGCTAAACAATACAACGACGTTTGCCGCCATAAAGTCTACCGCCCGCAAATCTGTGACGATGGCAATTTGGACAACGGTATCGTGTTGCTGATTGATGAAATCGACAAAGCCGAGCCTTCGCTCCCCAATAGTTTGCTGGAAGTGTTGGGCAACGGCGGTTTTGAAGTCCCCATGCTAGGTGAAACGGTTGGTAGTGAGCCGCAGCGACAGCCGCCGTTAGTGATCATTACCACCAACAACGAACGTGAATTGCCGCCTGCTTTCCTGCGCCGTTGTCTGGTGTTATCGCTGAAGGTGGAGGAAAACCGCTTTGAAGAGTGGTTGATCGAGCGTGCCGATGTGCATATCAACGATACGCAATGTTGCCAAGCCATCAAACGTTACGCGGCGCAAGAACTCAAAAAAGACCGCGACGAAGCCGAGAGGCATGGCATGGTGAAAGCGGGTTTGGCGGAATACCTTGACCTGCTGACCGCATTGGACGAGATGACTGAGGTGGGCTTGCAAGGTGACGCACGTACTGCCTACCAGACGACATTGCTGGATGACATCCGTGATTTTGTGCTCAGGAAAGCGGTCTGA
- a CDS encoding trypco2 family protein: protein MSQKSNLVEVIKALRADLSAAIEAGNAEVLQFDVNEIEVELKTVLEEGKTADGGFNFSVIKFGGGFNEKESVSHTIKLKLSPIVSSTETSESGEAKTSNKARISGKATRIA from the coding sequence ATGAGTCAGAAATCAAATTTGGTAGAAGTCATTAAGGCATTACGTGCTGATCTGAGCGCTGCAATTGAAGCTGGCAACGCTGAGGTGTTGCAGTTTGATGTCAACGAAATTGAAGTTGAACTGAAGACCGTGCTGGAAGAGGGCAAAACTGCCGATGGCGGTTTCAATTTCAGCGTGATTAAGTTCGGCGGCGGTTTTAACGAAAAAGAAAGTGTTAGTCATACCATTAAGCTGAAACTGAGTCCGATTGTGTCTTCCACAGAAACTAGCGAGTCTGGCGAGGCTAAAACGTCTAACAAGGCACGAATTTCAGGGAAAGCAACCCGTATCGCCTGA
- the guaA gene encoding glutamine-hydrolyzing GMP synthase — translation MTQNIHADRVLILDFGSQYTQLIARRVREVGVYCEIYPWDVEAEAVAAFGAKGIILSGGPESVTDAEPPKAPENVFTLGVPVLGICYGMQTMAVQLGGAVESSSHCEFGYAQVRARGHTELLREIEDHVTADGFGLLDVWMSHGDKVTAMPEGFKLMASTDSAPIAGMADETRHFYALQFHPEVTHTKQGKRILQRFVQGICGCAGLWTTANIIDENIRTVREKVGTDEVILGLSGGVDSSVVAALLHKAIGTQLTCVFVDTGLLRYREGDQVMAMFAEHMGVKVIRVDAEERFLSALAGVTDPEKKRKIIGGLFIDIFDEESSKLTSAKWLAQGTIYPDVIESAGAKTGKAHLIKSHHNVGGLPENMKLGLVEPLRELFKDEVRVMGVELGLPPEMVYRHPFPGPGLGVRILGEVKKEYADLLRLADHIFIEELRKHDLYDKTSQAFAVFLPVKSVGVTGDGRRYDYVIALRAVETIDFMTARWAHLPYELLDLLSRRIINEIRGVSRVVYDISGKPPATIEWE, via the coding sequence ATGACACAGAATATTCATGCGGATCGTGTACTGATCCTCGATTTCGGTTCGCAATATACGCAGTTGATTGCGCGGCGTGTGCGCGAGGTTGGGGTTTATTGTGAGATTTACCCGTGGGATGTGGAAGCGGAAGCGGTTGCTGCATTCGGTGCGAAAGGCATTATTTTGTCCGGTGGCCCTGAATCGGTGACGGATGCTGAACCGCCGAAAGCACCTGAGAATGTGTTTACGCTGGGTGTGCCAGTGCTGGGCATTTGCTACGGGATGCAGACGATGGCGGTGCAACTCGGCGGGGCGGTGGAATCGTCCAGCCATTGCGAATTTGGCTATGCGCAAGTGCGGGCGCGTGGGCACACCGAATTGTTGCGTGAAATCGAAGACCATGTGACCGCTGACGGTTTTGGGTTGCTGGATGTGTGGATGTCGCATGGCGATAAAGTCACCGCGATGCCGGAAGGCTTTAAGCTGATGGCAAGCACCGATTCCGCGCCTATTGCGGGGATGGCGGATGAAACGCGGCATTTCTACGCGCTGCAATTCCACCCCGAAGTGACACATACCAAACAGGGCAAGCGCATTTTGCAACGCTTTGTGCAGGGCATTTGTGGTTGTGCGGGGTTGTGGACGACGGCGAATATCATCGACGAAAACATTCGCACCGTGCGTGAGAAAGTTGGCACGGATGAAGTCATCCTCGGCTTGTCGGGTGGTGTGGATTCGTCGGTGGTCGCGGCGTTGTTGCACAAGGCGATTGGTACGCAATTGACCTGCGTATTTGTGGATACCGGCTTGCTGCGTTACCGCGAAGGCGATCAGGTGATGGCGATGTTCGCCGAACACATGGGCGTGAAAGTAATCCGGGTGGATGCGGAGGAACGTTTCCTGTCAGCCCTTGCGGGTGTCACTGACCCAGAGAAAAAGCGCAAGATCATTGGCGGGTTGTTCATCGACATTTTCGATGAGGAATCTTCCAAGCTGACTTCGGCGAAATGGTTGGCGCAAGGTACAATTTACCCGGATGTGATCGAGTCTGCGGGGGCAAAAACCGGCAAGGCGCATTTGATTAAGTCGCACCATAACGTCGGCGGTTTGCCGGAAAACATGAAGCTGGGGCTGGTCGAGCCATTGCGTGAATTGTTTAAGGACGAAGTTCGCGTGATGGGGGTGGAACTCGGTTTGCCGCCGGAAATGGTTTACCGCCATCCGTTCCCCGGCCCTGGTTTGGGCGTGCGGATTCTGGGTGAGGTGAAGAAGGAATACGCGGATTTGCTGAGGCTGGCTGACCATATTTTCATTGAAGAACTGCGCAAGCATGATTTGTATGACAAGACTTCGCAGGCGTTCGCGGTGTTTTTGCCGGTGAAATCGGTGGGTGTGACCGGCGATGGGCGGCGTTATGATTACGTGATTGCGTTGCGGGCGGTGGAGACGATCGACTTTATGACGGCGCGTTGGGCGCATTTGCCGTATGAGTTGCTGGATCTATTGTCGCGGCGGATTATCAATGAGATACGCGGGGTTTCTCGGGTGGTTTATGATATTTCGGGGAAACCTCCGGCTACGATTGAGTGGGAGTAG